In the Artemia franciscana chromosome 1, ASM3288406v1, whole genome shotgun sequence genome, one interval contains:
- the LOC136032821 gene encoding uncharacterized protein LOC136032821: MQVSALSYKLRNASVVVSVCFKSAHFESGSCVSRSHLISKRNSCAVPILAAKPEEFDTHGRINDTGPYNENLHNLKVEVSKLIHDNVSFGKLNPLINRTELEDVLKILTVYDEMFSNLSDGDMDHILRIHYDKVDVLEKSILWSSVDKNKTPKEDHGPPDGLPSKEQLQFIQDSLAIQLPRLFKAPLDYRIYHKNILFINNIRGTKTSGIVPYVRQVAFLRIMGHVKFSYVKFEILKITNHPEEGTVKVRWRISGVSGLRSLLFFWNIKLWNYKKSKEQMTDSWYDGFSTFKVGSDGLVHVHIADKLMPDDDREVMKVPLADKLAALIGVAPRPSATEMPNCCQLRNMAKTPDPSGHKNER; this comes from the exons GAATCTGGCAGTTGTGTTTCAAGAAGCCACCTAATATCAAAGAGAAATTCCTGTGCAGTACCTATACTTGCTGCAAAACCTGAAGAATTTGATACCCATGGAAGAATTAACGATACCGGACCTTATAATGAAAATCTTCATAACCTGAAAGTTGaggtttcaaaattaattcaTGATAATGTTAGTTTCGGAAAACTTAACCCTCTAATCAACCGAACTGAACTTGAAGATGTTTTAAAGATTTTGACTGTATATGACGAAATGTTCTCGAATCTTTCTGATGGCGACATGGACCATATTTTGAGGATTCATTACGATAAAGTCGATGTTTTAGAAAAGTCTATTTTATGGTCATCTGTAGACAAAAATAAGACACCAAAAGAAGATCATGGCCCTCCAGATGGATTGCCCTCCAAGGAGCAACTGCAATTTATTCAAGATTCCTTAGCAATACAG CTTCCAAGGTTATTCAAGGCGCCCTTAGACTACAGGATCTAtcataagaatattttatttattaacaatattCGTGGTACTAAGACCAG TGGTATTGTTCCGTATGTAAGGCAAGTTGCTTTCCTGAGGATTATGGGACATGTGAAATTTTCTTACGTTAAGTTTGAGATCTTGAAAATTACGAATCACCCAGAAGAAGGTACGGTAAAAGTTCGATGGCGTATTAGTGGAGTTTCTGGACTACgatctcttctcttcttttggAACATCAAACTCTGGAATTACAAAAAGTCTAAAGAACAGATGACGGACTC GTGGTATGATGGATTCTCAACATTTAAAGTCGGCTCTGATGGACTGGTACATGTTCACATTGCTGATAAG ttaatGCCGGATGATGATCGAGAAGTAATGAAAGTTCCCCTGGCTGATAAACTAGCTGCGCTTATTGGTGTAGCACCAAGACCCAGTGCAACTGAAATGCCAAACTGTTGTCAGCTAAGAAATATGGCTAAAACTCCTGACCCTTCTGGACACAAGAATGAAagatag